In Megalopta genalis isolate 19385.01 chromosome 7, iyMegGena1_principal, whole genome shotgun sequence, a single window of DNA contains:
- the LOC143259841 gene encoding uncharacterized protein LOC143259841, whose translation MASQEISLSTLRRKRGNIIGQITALTKILDNSQDPNNYNESLITEYLDGLRKAWERFDDIQLDIEMLDHSEESRRFEIQGSYYAVTARAKQMIRNNEQIHTRTHCPGSPFTTVSAPMAIKLPEMRLSTFDGTLENWTSFYDLFSSMIDRNEDLTPVQRLQYLRSTLTGKAAACIQSLQTTDVNYLDAIETLKDKFDWPLVPTIATSIPGDQIDRTVLEIPKNLKLADPTFHRPAPIDMLLGAGTALSILSVGQIHLSKPHHPDLYLQKTMLGWVIGGSAPSLQQNQRVSCHANITPNTMLQCDLTRFWELEDGPQTRHYSDAETACEENFKHTITRNVEGRYIVALPFNQHKTKLGESKSIAHKRLMSLERKLRRDPALTIQYEAVLNDYLDQGYMSQVPDNKEGCYLPHHGVIKLSSQTTKLRVVFDGSAATSTGLSLNDALHTGPKLQNDLLYILLRFRTHQYVITGDIEKMYRQFLVRPEDRKYQQILWRDDDGEIKTYQLNTVTFGLSAAPYLAIRCLTQLAEDEGHRFNHASNIIKRDFYVDDLLTGTTTIEEAISLRNDLTSLLNSAGLHMRQWASNDRCLLEGLTEEHINKQIHLGDSSVIKTLGIVWNSTHDSITYTVKPIVHTTRVTKRMISSEIARIYDPLDLLGPVIIVAKLLLQELWTLKIDWDKSLPMTIHAKWLQYYTKLPLLNNVRFQRKVIISSATTALFTSY comes from the exons ATGGCTTCACAAGAGATATCGCTCAGCACTCTACGACGTAAACGTGGCAACATAATCGGCCAAATCACGGCTCTCACAAAGATTCTCGACAACTCGCAAGACCCCAATAATTACAACGAATCCCTCATCACCGAATATCTAGATGGACTCCGTAAGGCTTGGGAACGATTCGACGACATCCAATTAGACATAGAGATGCTAGATCATTCAGAAGAATCGCGTCGATTCGAAATTCAGGGCTCTTATTACGCCGTAACAgcccgcgcgaaacaaatgattcgaaACAACGAGCAAATACACACGCGTACCCATTGCCCCGGATCACCATTCACGACGGTTTCGGCCCCGATGGCCATCAAGCTTCCAGAAATGCGATTATCGACATTCGACGGAACTCTAGAGAATTGGACATCATTTTACGACCTATTCTCATCAATGATCGACCGCAACGAAGACCTGACCCCTGTTCAAAGGTTACAATATCTTCGATCGACGCTCACGGGGAAGGCTGCCGCGTGCATCCAATCATTGCAAACTACAGATGTAAACTACCTAGATGCAATAGAGACATTAAAGGACAAATTCGACTGGCCAC TCGTCCCAACCATCGCCACATCAATTCCTGGCGACCAGATCGATCGGACAGTTCTAGAAATCCCAAAAAACCTCAAACTGGCAGATCCGACGTTCCATCGTCCAGCCCCAATCGACATGCTGTTGGGTGCTGGCACAGCATTATCCATTCTAAGTGTAGGTCAAATCCATCTTTCAAAACCACATCATCCAGACCTATACCTTCAAAAGACAATGCTAGGTTGGGTAATCGGGGGGAGCGCACCCTCACTCCAACAAAATCAAAGGGTGTCATGCCACGCCAACATTACTCCCAACACTATGCTACAATGCGACCTCACCCGATTTTGGGAATTAGAAGACGGTCCACAAACACGTCACTACTCAGACGCGGAAACGGCGTGCGAGGAAAACTTCAAACACACTATCACACGGAACGTAGAAGGAAGGTACATAGTGGCCCTTCCATTCAACCAACACAAGACGAAACTGGGGGAATCCAAATCCATAGCCCATAAGCGACTGATGTCCCTCGAACGAAAATTACGCCGAGATCCAGCATTAACCATCCAATACGAGGCGGTTCTCAACGACTATCTTGATCAGGGTTACATGTCACAAGTACCAGACAACAAGGAGGGATGTTACCTCCCGCACCACGGTGTGATCAAACTCTCCAGTCAAACAACGAAACTCCGCGTGGTTTTCGACGGATCCGCAGCCACCAGCACCGGTCTGTCCCTCAACGACGCCCTACACACCGGACCCAAATTACAGAACGACCTCCTCTATATCCTGCTTAGATTCCGCACGCATCAGTACGTCATCACCGGTGACATCGAAAAGATGTACAGGCAGTTCCTGGTCCGTCCAGAGGATAGGAAATACCAACAAATACTCTGGCGTGATGACGACGGCGAAATCAAAACTTATCAATTAAACACCGTTACATTCGGATTATCAGCGGCCCCTTACTTAGCTATACGATGCCTAACACAACTGGCAGAGGACGAAGGTCATCGTTTCAACCACGCGTCCAACATTATCAAACGGGATTTTTACGTAGACGATCTGCTAACCGGAACCACGACAATAGAAGAGGCCATTTCACTGCGAAATGACCTCACATCGCTTCTCAACTCGGCAGGACTGCACATGCGACAATGGGCATCGAACGACAGATGTCTATTAGAGGGTCTAACCGAAGAACATATCAACAAACAAATTCACCTGGGCGACTCCTCCGTCATCAAGACTCTGGGAATAGTCTGGAATTCAACACACGACTCCATCACATACACCGTTAAACCGATCGTTCACACAACTCGTGTCACCAAACGTATGATAAGTTCTGAAATAGCAAGGATCTATGACCCACTGGACTTATTGGGACCAGTTATCATCGTCGCGAAACTCCTTCTACAAGAGCTCTGGACCCTGAAAATAGACTGGGACAAATCCTTGCCGATGACTATCCACGCGAAATGGCTGCAGTATTACACCAAACTTCCCTTGCTAAACAATGTACGCTTTCAACGGAAGGTCATCATTTCATCCGCgaccacggctttgtttacgagttattaa